A stretch of DNA from Nonlabens ponticola:
TGACGACCAATTATCCGCGTGGTGAGAAAGAATTACTAGGACCATTCCATAAATTCATGACAGGCGACACCATTGCCTGGTTTGCAGATCGTGGCGTGGAACTCAAGATTGAAGACGATGGTCGTATGTTTCCAACAACCGATTCCTCACAAACCATCATCGATTGTTTTCTAGGTCTTGCGGATCGATTGAATATCAAAGTCCTGACCAGTCAGAATGTGATCGCGATCAAAAAGGAAGAATCGTGGAACATTGCTACCAAAACTTCAGAATTTACCTGCGATCAACTTGTTGTTACCGCAGGCAGCAGTCCCAAAATCTGGGAAATGATGAAATCTCTGGATCATACCATTGTTGATGCCGTGCCATCTTTATTCACATTTAATCTTGCCGATAAAGCCATCACAGACCTCGCAGGCATTGCCCTTGAAGCTAGAGTAGAAATACCCAGTCTCAAATTAGAATCCCAAGGACCTTTGCTCATCACGCATTGGGGTTTTTCTGGACCTGCCATTTTGAAAATGAGCGCTTGGGGCGCTGTTCAATTGCATGGATCGCAATATAAATTTGACGTGGTAATCAATTGGCTCAATTATCTGAGTTATGAGGATTGTTATGAACTCCTGCTAAAACAACGCGAACAAAGCAAAAAACAACTGAGCAATGACAAGCCGTTTGACTTGCCTAAGCGGCTTTGGTCATATCTCATTGAAAGTCTCGACCTCAGCGATAAAACTTGGGCAGATTGCTCTAATGCCAAACTGCAACAACTTGCCAAAACGCTCACGGCGAGCGTCTTTAAAATTGACGGCAAGAGTACGTTTAAAGAAGAATTCGTTACCGCTGGCGGCATCGATTTGAAAGAAGTAGATTTTAGAACTTTTGGTTCTAAAAAGCAGGACAACCTTTACTTTGCTGGAGAAATTCTTAATATAGATGCCATCACTGGCGGCTTCAATTTCCAAAACGCCTGGACAGGTGGCTGGACTGTAGCGCAAGCAATTGCGATAAAATGATCGGACTTCAGCCATCCTTAAACTTTTAGTTCATGTTTAGAAATCAATTCCAACTACTGTTACTTTTTTCATTACCAAAAAAGTAACCAAAAAGGCTAGGCTGTGGCACACCTATCTAAAAATATCGCTCTCTTCACTAAAGAAAATTAAAACGCTTTCGGTAGGTCAAAGATCACAACCCTAAAAAGTATTGAGCTAGTAACTTTATTAGAAATGGCCGACGAATTTTCTTCTTTACGTTACGGTCGCTTCATTTTTCATGACAGACTTGCCAATGCCGTTTCTAACTCGTATCAAGTTTTACAACTCATGAGTTGAAAATGCCTTAATCTTAAGCCTATTTTATCACTAGGAATTAAGCCAATCATTACCTTTATAGGCTAAAAACCAATCAAGTGAACAAGAAAACCATGCTTATGATCCTCGATGGTTGGGGAATCACGCAGGATCCTAAAGTGAGTGCCATCGCACAGGCAAACACTCCATATATAGATAGCCTTTACGAGAAATATCCTAACGCCACGCTGCGCACTGATGGTGAGCATGTAGGCTTGCCAGATGGGCAAATGGGTAACAGTGAGGTTGGTCACATGAACCTGGGAGCTGGACGTATTGTTTACCAGGATCTCGCCAAGATCAACAAAGCCATTAAGGAAGACACGCTTGAAAATGAGCAGGCAGTGGTTGACGCATTTGCTTTCGCGAAAGCAAAAAACAGAAAAGTACATTTTGCAGGATTACTATCTGATGGTGGTGTCCATGCACACATAGATCACCTGAAAGCTTTGCTGGATGCTGCCTTAAACTACGGCCTGGAAGATTTATACGTACATGCTTTTACCGATGGTCGTGATGTCGATCCCAAATCTGGAGCAGGCTTTTTAAAAGAATTAGAAGATCATATAGCAGGAACGCCAGCACAAATAGCCAGCGTGATAGGTCGTTATTACGCCATGGATCGTGACCAGCGTTGGGAACGTGTGGCAAAGGCTTACCAATTACTCAAGCAAGGAATGGGCGCGCCGTCACATGATGTAGTGGCCAGCGTTGAGCAATCTTATAAAAATGATATTACTGACGAGTTCATCGATCCCATCGTTGCGATGAATGGTCAGGAACCAGTCGCTACAGTTGAAGACGGCGATGTGCTCATATTTTTCAATTACCGTACAGATCGCGGTCGTGAGTTGACTGACATGCTATGCCAGCGTGATTTTCATGAGCAAAATTGCCACAAGCTGGACTTGTATTACGTCACGATGACTAAGTATGATGACAACTTCAAGAACATACATGTCATTTTTGAAAAGCCTAATCTCAAAAACACACTAGGCGAAGTCTTATCCGCAGCTGGCAAAAAACAAATACGTATCGCCGAAACAGAGAAATATCCACATGTGACATTTTTCTTTAATGGTGGTCAGGAAATAGCTTTTGCCGGTGAACAGCGTATCATGTGTAATTCGCCCAAGGTAGCTACCTATGATCTGCAACCAGAAATGTCTATCGACTGTGTGACTAGCAAGATTGTTCCTGAAATCAATAATCAATCAGCAGATTTTATTTGCTTGAATTTTGCCAATCCAGACATGGTAGGCCATACAGGAAGTATGGAAGCAGCAGTCGCAGCCTGCGAGGCGGTAGATAAAGCTGCGGCTCAAGTAATAGATGCAGCTGTGGCAAATGATTATACCGTTTTGGTCATTGCAGATCACGGTAACTGTGAGGTCATGCTCAATGAAGACGGCAGCGTTAATACGGCACACACGACAAATCCAGTACCACTCATTTTAGTAGATAAGGATTTGAAAGAAATTAAATCAGGTGTTCTGGGCGACATCGCTCCTACCATTTTAAAATTAATAGGTGTCGAGCAACCTCCAGAAATGACTCAAGAATCATTAATATAATTATCATGAAAAAAATATTACTAGCCGCAGCAACGGCAACAATCTTAAGCTCTTGCGGCACTCAAAAAGAAGCAGCACAATCTACAGAAGAAGCAACTACGGTTGCCGTAGTCGAGATGGAGACTGAGATGGGTGAGGAAATAGAGGAAGAAACCGAAATCGAGCCTGTAATTTCTACAGTTATTGATGGACATCTAAGAGGACTACATAATAAGGATGCGTTTATGGAGGCACCTTATTCCACTTGGTTTGTACCAGAATATGAAAGCTACACACCTGACGCAACAGTAGTCA
This window harbors:
- a CDS encoding BaiN/RdsA family NAD(P)/FAD-dependent oxidoreductase; this encodes MESNNPNILIIGGGAAGFFTAINLAEQRPDLSITILERGKDVLQKVRISGGGRCNVTHAEFDPRPLTTNYPRGEKELLGPFHKFMTGDTIAWFADRGVELKIEDDGRMFPTTDSSQTIIDCFLGLADRLNIKVLTSQNVIAIKKEESWNIATKTSEFTCDQLVVTAGSSPKIWEMMKSLDHTIVDAVPSLFTFNLADKAITDLAGIALEARVEIPSLKLESQGPLLITHWGFSGPAILKMSAWGAVQLHGSQYKFDVVINWLNYLSYEDCYELLLKQREQSKKQLSNDKPFDLPKRLWSYLIESLDLSDKTWADCSNAKLQQLAKTLTASVFKIDGKSTFKEEFVTAGGIDLKEVDFRTFGSKKQDNLYFAGEILNIDAITGGFNFQNAWTGGWTVAQAIAIK
- the gpmI gene encoding 2,3-bisphosphoglycerate-independent phosphoglycerate mutase, translated to MNKKTMLMILDGWGITQDPKVSAIAQANTPYIDSLYEKYPNATLRTDGEHVGLPDGQMGNSEVGHMNLGAGRIVYQDLAKINKAIKEDTLENEQAVVDAFAFAKAKNRKVHFAGLLSDGGVHAHIDHLKALLDAALNYGLEDLYVHAFTDGRDVDPKSGAGFLKELEDHIAGTPAQIASVIGRYYAMDRDQRWERVAKAYQLLKQGMGAPSHDVVASVEQSYKNDITDEFIDPIVAMNGQEPVATVEDGDVLIFFNYRTDRGRELTDMLCQRDFHEQNCHKLDLYYVTMTKYDDNFKNIHVIFEKPNLKNTLGEVLSAAGKKQIRIAETEKYPHVTFFFNGGQEIAFAGEQRIMCNSPKVATYDLQPEMSIDCVTSKIVPEINNQSADFICLNFANPDMVGHTGSMEAAVAACEAVDKAAAQVIDAAVANDYTVLVIADHGNCEVMLNEDGSVNTAHTTNPVPLILVDKDLKEIKSGVLGDIAPTILKLIGVEQPPEMTQESLI